Within Vicia villosa cultivar HV-30 ecotype Madison, WI unplaced genomic scaffold, Vvil1.0 ctg.002098F_1_1, whole genome shotgun sequence, the genomic segment TTCTTAAGACTATATATTAATCATGATAGCTATTCGTTTGCTTGTAACACTTTTGGTTCCATTTCTACTTTCTTCTTTTGTTTTCTCTTATTCCACAAATGAACTTAAACTATGGTGTAACCAAACTCCTAACCCTCAACCCTGTGAATATTTCTTGAACAATAACCCTTCTTACCAACACAAACTCATCCAACAAAAATCCGATTTCTTCAAACTTTCATTACAACTTGTTCAACAAAGAGCACTCAAAGCCCATGCAAACACTCTTTCCTTACGCTCCAAATGCAACAACCCACGTGAAATATCTGCATGGGCTGATTGTGTTGACCTATACCAACAAACCATCCTCAAGCTCAACAAAACCCTAGACACTAAAACAAACTGTTCTCAAGTTGATGCTCAAACATGGCTAAGCACTGCTCTCACAAATCTTGACACATGTAAAGCTGGATTCTATGATCTTGGTGTTCAAGACTATGTTCTTCCTCTCATGTCCAACAATGTTACTAAATTGCTAAGCAATACTTTGGCTCTTAACAAAGTTCAATATCAAGAACCTAGCTACAAAAATGGCTTCCCAACATGGGTTAGGCCTGGTGATAGAAAGTTGTtacaatcatcttcatcttctcagcctaattttcaaaatcttctccctttttccaaaatattcttatgtttgcaaaccttttcaaaactttttttcttttcttaaaaatatctttcgccctcagtggcttttcttcaaaagtttagacaccgttaattgtcgaaacgagtggttataccccacgattttgaaattgattgataataacgagatcttttccgcgtgagagagctagtggcatacttgttgattttatccgagttggcgcccttctttcatttgcgatgcaaagaacttgtttgttctcatgctcaagatcaatggctgagtgtttctctctaacgacaacaaagtgtttattcgttttaaaaacgtttttcccaaaagcggaactacattagctctgacttctccattgcaccgaggaggtatgtaggcccaaagcttaacgctttgccgagcttattttaaaaataaaacaaaccgttttttagcacacacacacacacagattttcaaaaaggttcccgtggagtaccacggatatgaggggtgctttaaaccttcccctcatataatcaacacccgaacctgagttctctttcttgtttttaaaacaaaactttgggttttacgttcttttcccttttcctttgaaaaaataaagcgcggtggcgatttcaaacggaatattgattcgagtcaatcccatggcttcgatatcagattttccccgctacagacaAGATTAAGAGTTTTTACCTCACTTTTGGAGCTATCTTATGTCATCCATTCACATTTGCAAAGTTTGAAAGAAATATttggaatttcaaattaaaaagagaagagagaaagtgtTTATTTCATTTATTGAATTACAAGTTTTCAACATGGATTTCCAAGGCAATAAGCTGTTACAAAGAGTGTTCATtacataaagaataaataaattaaagcaCTGCTGCCTCAGAATAGTAAAGAACCGAAAATCTTCATTGGGTGGTGAATCTCTCATGTGTTCCCTTTAAACTTATGTTGTCCCTACACTACAAAACCGACAAAAAAATCTAACAGCTCAGATCTAAAGCTCCAAGACAGATGCATCTTCCAAGGTCCCTGTACCACATAAAGTCAAAATCACAATACAATTCCATTCAGAGTGCATACACATTCAAGACAAGTTGTACAAAAGCATCATACATCCAAAAGCATAACAGGTTTACAACTTATTTTTGAAGTTTATTAAAGCACTGATCAAAACCTaccacaccattcaaaatactaGAGCCTGTTACATTCAAACTTCACACTTCAAAAAGCCAAAAATTCAGAACAAATACAAAGGCAGTCCCACACTTTCattcataacaaaaaaaaaacagcagCCATACATACCAATTCAGACCATATTCAAATAAACCAATTTCAGTTTCACTATAACTTTTAACCACAAACTATTTCCTAACTGTCACTAACCACCCTTTCAAACTTGTAACTACCTAACAAACCTATTCTTTTCTAATTATCGAAAATCAGTTTTATAACTACCTCATTACTTTCAAACAAGTCCTAACCGAATCCTAACAGAATTCACTACTTTCCACACATATAACAGAATCAGTTGTAACTTCCTATCCATCATAACAGAATTACAATTAACTACCATAACAGAATCAGACAAATAGTTTCTAACCATATCATTCAACTATGCAACTGAATTCAAACAGAATGCTAACAGATTGTAACTGAAAGTAACAGAAAAATCAGAGAAGGGACTCACCTCTATAAATCAGAATTTGGCCTCAACCACTCTCATcaacatcaccatcatcattTCCAACCCTTCACCctgttccaccattttctctcCACTTCATTCATTTTCATCACCTTCTCTCTTTCTGGATTCCCCAACcttcaccacttctcaactcaacctccattcatcatcatcttcataccAAACCCGCACTACACGCTCTATTCACCATTGAAGGAGCTTCAACCTTTGAAGCTCCATTCAATTGAGCTTCAACCTCCATCTCCCTTGGTACGGATAAACAGCCATCCCTATCCTCACTTAACGATCTCGCCGGACTCAACAAAAAGGAGAAAGAAATTGaagcaaggaagaagaagaagaagtatcGAACATAGAAATTCAAAGAACAAGGCAAGAATCACCTGAAGAAGCTCCTCTTCCATTACGCTTATTTTCGCGCCTAAATCTTCAGAACCTCTCTTCTTCGACTACTAGCTCTCGTGCGCTACTCTAGGAAACGAAATTGAATCGGATGGGAGCGTCATAGAGTGGCCGGAGTTTGATGATCGGAGTTTGAACGGAAAGACTAAAGGTTCAATTTGAGGGGACGAGCTCGAGAAATCATCGCCGTCTGTGCGTTTGAAGGAGGGGGAAAACGAGATCGAAAGCTCAAAGGTTACAACACTGAACCCTAATTCCCTTTTTATCTCTTGCtttgattaattgaattaattgagaTTAATGTGATATTAAGTGAATATTCATCGTAATTAGTTTAAATGTTAATTAGAACGTTAAGCTATCTGGCTGATTAATggaataaaatctaaaaatctaGAATGTGGATCAATACCCCTTGGGCTCACACGAATTACTGATGCATACCTCCCTAGgcccatcttcatcattcttgtGCACTtgagaaataaagaataattATCTTGGGCCACATCACGAATTGCTATAGTGTACCCCCGGGCCCATACCATTTTTTTGGCCATATAAAAAATCTGTAACAATAATTCTGCTGGGCCACCAACACCTTTGGGCTCTGCGTTTTACTGATCACACCACTTTATTCAGTTTGCACCCCCTGTTTCCATTAGTTttgatttaggttttaattagattttttttgccatttcttttaggTATTAAAATACTAATCTTCACTATCATTTTTAGACTTCAatactaatttttgacatataaaaataatcacaaaaatactagtttaggctaattctcttttggttaattagaattcaatttccttcataaaaaccataaaaaaataaatagtatcttttaattcattttgtgtaatactttgaatcatttgttttcatgttttgtgctatattttcgaGTCATTCTTTTAGTCAATTTTGTGCTAATTTTGTATCGTGCCtacttgtgatttttacttgtaatttcacttGTATGTTTCCTTAGATTTTAGGACCCATAATTCATGACTTTAGGTAGATCTCCCTTTGTACATAAAATgacaattagattagaaaataggttagttcccctttatcattttctttttctttttcaatcttaaaaaacttaataactactgataaggatcataccgctttcttcttctttttgtggtaggaaagaaatgattggggcgtaggccccgatgtatgttctttcctacttagcgggagagaaatgattgaggcgtaggcctcggtgtatttcttaaccgctatttagagaatcgattgtggcgtaggcctcgatgtgcattctctaaatattcaaaaaaactgtattttatttagagaatcgattgtggcgtaggcctcgatgtgcattctctaaatattcaaaaaaaactgtattttatttagagaatcgattgtggcgtaggcctcgatgtgcattctctaaatattcaaaaagactcttttttggtatgatctaagtcacaaattaatttcccttaaaagacacttaaccaaaaacacttcaaaatatctaataaaggctcagacctaaacaaagtaaggaagcggtgcgaagccttgtagtgggttttgttcaccatggaattacacctaaaagacacaaaccaatttttatcttctctctcctgcctccgaggcattctttctcttgccttcagggcattctttctcctaatcggacatgttatttccgctccattcccagcttaatactccagaggtcgagcagcggagtgcgaatgtaactgttcaactaaaaaacacaaaaacaaacaaaaactaaagagccgaactacggcgctctgattcctgaaaaggatacgtaggcattaggtcgcggggcctaagcgagcacaactatttataaactttattttccccgtgtttcttttctttcatttgcgtgcattcccttagtaattaagctttagatttatacaccctttagatagcaacaaacataggtggataccatcgagtacgatgggcgtgaggggtgctagtaccttcccctcgcgtaaccgactcccgtaccttgatctctggtcgaaagacctctttcttatcctttctttattccaggttttctgatattcctttccctctttgggataaatatattggtggcgactctgttcattttcgcgagcgtgcgacagctggcgactctgctggggatgtgatagacctgtgctggtccattcttagcgagtcgatcctagcctttgtttgtttcttttctttgggtgtttttatttgtttatttatatgcttACATCCTGTGTATATATGTTTTAGTATCATGTTTGTTTCTGTTTgtatatcatatttactttccgcatgcatctggactatattatgggtccccgtggggaccacatattttctctgtttgcaggttgggtgggatgttctatgaggtaaaaggcccaatacccaggccatgagtgataccttaggaactaggaatagagtggccatgacggacagaagacgtatgtctgattgatccgatcatgtatccacgggcagagcttggttgaacgaggcaatatcgtatgattgcgcctactttcaatcctctgttggctttttgacctaccatatactagatcctacctgtgagaggggttgggaattttgttttgcaggaaaacattcCTCCATCCTACCTTAAaccattcagactatctatcata encodes:
- the LOC131637847 gene encoding pectinesterase 2-like, with the translated sequence MIAIRLLVTLLVPFLLSSFVFSYSTNELKLWCNQTPNPQPCEYFLNNNPSYQHKLIQQKSDFFKLSLQLVQQRALKAHANTLSLRSKCNNPREISAWADCVDLYQQTILKLNKTLDTKTNCSQVDAQTWLSTALTNLDTCKAGFYDLGVQDYVLPLMSNNVTKLLSNTLALNKVQYQEPSYKNGFPTWVRPGGSTGADAGGTAGADNQGQDNGANIDDDIDAMFV